In a genomic window of Streptomyces sp. NBC_01231:
- a CDS encoding RDD family protein: MSELVTGEAVALELRPAKLPSRALAVLIDLVLAVTAYIVVTIVLVASTSSMDEAAQIALSIAAFLLVLVGGPIAVETLSHGRSLGKLACGLRVVRDDGGPIRFRHALVRGAIGTVEILMTFGVVACIASLVSARGRRLGDVFAGTLVVRERVPTAQMGFVPPPPPWLSGRFSELDLSAVPDGLWLAIRQYLTRMQQLDPQVGWAMAERLASDLAAHTGAPAPQGVPSAAYLAAVVQERQAREIRRSSVARVAAGAATDTGTGLGTGSGTSPGTSSIGAGAAHGAPGAFGPPADPRSVTPRLSVDVTGARSAAPHDDSGRSDRGSGTGFAPPA; encoded by the coding sequence GTGAGTGAGCTGGTGACTGGTGAGGCGGTGGCGCTTGAGTTGCGTCCTGCGAAGTTGCCCAGCAGGGCGTTGGCCGTCCTGATCGATCTGGTGTTGGCCGTCACCGCGTACATCGTCGTGACGATCGTTCTGGTGGCTTCCACTTCGTCCATGGATGAGGCAGCGCAGATCGCGCTGTCGATCGCCGCGTTCCTCCTGGTGCTGGTGGGTGGGCCGATCGCGGTCGAGACACTCAGCCATGGGCGTTCGCTCGGGAAGCTGGCGTGCGGGCTGCGCGTGGTGCGGGACGACGGCGGGCCGATCCGATTCCGGCACGCGCTGGTGCGGGGGGCGATAGGAACGGTGGAGATTCTGATGACGTTCGGGGTCGTTGCCTGCATCGCTTCGCTGGTGTCGGCACGCGGGCGCCGGCTCGGTGATGTGTTCGCGGGAACTCTGGTCGTACGGGAACGGGTGCCGACTGCGCAGATGGGCTTCGTGCCGCCGCCACCCCCGTGGCTGTCCGGCCGTTTCTCGGAACTCGATCTGTCGGCCGTACCTGACGGCCTGTGGCTCGCGATCCGTCAGTACCTGACGCGAATGCAGCAGTTGGATCCGCAGGTCGGTTGGGCCATGGCGGAGCGGCTCGCCTCCGACCTCGCGGCTCACACGGGGGCTCCGGCTCCGCAGGGGGTTCCGTCGGCCGCGTATCTGGCGGCGGTGGTGCAGGAGCGTCAGGCCCGGGAGATTCGCCGGAGCTCCGTCGCCCGTGTGGCCGCGGGAGCGGCGACGGATACCGGCACCGGCCTTGGTACCGGAAGCGGTACGAGTCCGGGCACGTCGTCGATCGGCGCCGGTGCTGCGCATGGGGCGCCGGGGGCTTTCGGGCCTCCGGCGGACCCGCGCTCGGTCACTCCACGGCTCTCCGTAGATGTCACCGGGGCCCGGTCTGCTGCCCCCCACGACGATTCGGGTCGGTCCGACCGCGGTTCCGGTACCGGGTTCGCGCCGCCCGCATAA
- a CDS encoding DUF4350 domain-containing protein, producing MTTEVTPPSTSASPTTRQVWTRARGVILALVLLLAGAIAIAAIRSDTHEGSLDPRSAADYGSRAVAELLADRGVSTRVVTTLAEARAAADPDTTLLVAVPDLLTERQQSRLHAATAGTGGRTVLVAPGSSSVERLAPGIVASPATSLDSTLSPVCDLPAAQRAGAADTGGIRYTVTRPGADECYPSERLATLVRMPDTSGDGDTIALGAPDILYNDTLDEQGNASLALQLLGSRPHVVWYLPSLSDSAADTDDEKGFFDLLPSGWLWGTLQLFIAAALAALWRARRLGPLVPERLPVAIRASETVEGRARLYRKANARDRAATALRSTTRTRLAPLVGVPVTQANSPEALLPALSAHLHSHGDGQAMHSLLFGPSPSDDTALISLADQLDALEREVRRP from the coding sequence ATGACCACCGAGGTCACCCCTCCCTCCACGTCGGCCTCGCCCACCACCCGCCAGGTGTGGACCCGCGCGCGAGGCGTCATCCTCGCCCTTGTCCTTCTTCTGGCAGGGGCCATCGCCATCGCGGCGATCCGCTCCGACACTCACGAAGGCAGCCTCGACCCGCGCTCCGCCGCCGACTACGGCAGTCGCGCCGTCGCCGAACTCCTCGCCGACCGAGGGGTCTCCACGCGAGTGGTCACCACCCTGGCCGAAGCGCGCGCCGCCGCCGACCCGGACACCACCCTCCTGGTGGCCGTCCCGGACCTGCTGACCGAACGTCAGCAGAGCCGGCTGCACGCCGCCACCGCCGGCACAGGAGGCCGTACCGTCCTTGTCGCCCCGGGCAGCTCGTCCGTCGAACGGCTCGCCCCCGGCATCGTCGCCAGCCCCGCCACCAGCCTCGACTCCACGCTCTCCCCCGTCTGCGACCTGCCCGCCGCCCAGCGCGCCGGCGCGGCGGACACCGGCGGCATCCGCTACACGGTCACCCGACCCGGCGCCGACGAGTGCTACCCCAGCGAGCGTCTGGCCACCCTGGTACGCATGCCGGACACGTCCGGCGACGGCGACACGATCGCGCTCGGCGCGCCCGACATCCTCTACAACGACACCCTCGACGAGCAGGGCAACGCCTCCCTCGCCCTCCAACTCCTCGGCTCCCGCCCCCATGTGGTCTGGTACCTCCCCTCGCTCTCCGACTCAGCCGCCGACACCGACGACGAAAAAGGCTTCTTCGATCTGCTCCCGTCGGGCTGGCTCTGGGGCACGCTGCAGCTCTTCATCGCCGCGGCACTCGCCGCCCTCTGGAGAGCACGCCGACTCGGCCCCCTCGTGCCCGAAAGACTCCCCGTGGCGATCCGCGCCTCCGAAACCGTCGAAGGCCGCGCCCGCCTCTACCGCAAGGCCAACGCCCGCGACCGCGCGGCCACCGCTCTTCGCTCCACCACTCGCACGCGCCTCGCCCCCCTCGTAGGCGTCCCCGTGACCCAGGCGAATTCGCCCGAAGCCCTGCTGCCCGCCCTGTCCGCCCACCTCCACAGCCACGGAGACGGACAGGCCATGCACTCTCTCCTCTTCGGCCCGTCGCCCAGCGACGACACGGCCCTCATCTCCCTCGCCGACCAACTCGACGCCCTCGAAAGAGAGGTACGCCGTCCATGA
- a CDS encoding stage II sporulation protein M yields MDLDVFVTAHRAEWDRLDALLRRQRRLTGAEADELVALYQRTATHLSLIQSSAPDPQLTGRLSRLVARARSAVTGTRRASWRDVTRFLTHGFPAAVYRSRHWWVPTALLSTVVAALLGWWIGTHPEVQATIAAPSELRELTRPGGEYETYYSSHPAASFAAQVWTNNAQAAAMCLVLGVFLGLPVLWILFQNMLNLGVGFGLMSSAGRLDTFLGLILPHGLLELTAVFVAAGTGLRLGWTLIDPGPRSRRSALAEEGRAAVGMAIGLALVLFVSGAIEGFVTPSGLPTWARIGIGIGAELAFLAYVYVLGGRAVRAGDTGDVEAAERSATVPTAA; encoded by the coding sequence ATGGACCTCGACGTCTTCGTCACCGCACACCGAGCGGAGTGGGACCGGCTGGACGCCCTGCTGCGACGCCAGCGCCGTCTCACCGGAGCCGAGGCTGACGAACTCGTCGCTCTCTACCAACGCACCGCCACCCACCTCTCGCTGATTCAGTCCAGCGCCCCGGACCCACAGTTGACCGGCCGGCTCAGTCGACTGGTGGCACGCGCGCGTAGTGCCGTGACCGGCACTCGACGCGCCTCCTGGCGCGACGTCACCCGCTTCCTCACCCACGGTTTCCCTGCCGCCGTCTACCGGTCCCGCCACTGGTGGGTGCCCACCGCGCTCCTCTCCACGGTCGTCGCGGCTCTTCTGGGCTGGTGGATCGGCACCCATCCCGAGGTGCAGGCCACCATCGCGGCACCGAGCGAGCTGCGCGAGCTCACCCGCCCGGGTGGCGAGTACGAGACGTACTACTCCAGCCACCCGGCGGCCTCCTTCGCCGCCCAGGTCTGGACGAACAACGCCCAAGCTGCAGCCATGTGCCTGGTCCTTGGCGTCTTCCTCGGTCTGCCAGTGCTCTGGATCCTTTTCCAGAACATGCTCAACCTCGGCGTCGGCTTCGGACTGATGTCGTCGGCCGGCCGCCTCGACACCTTCCTGGGCCTCATCCTCCCGCACGGCCTGCTCGAACTGACCGCGGTCTTCGTGGCCGCCGGCACAGGACTGCGCCTGGGCTGGACCCTGATCGACCCTGGCCCGCGCTCCCGACGCTCGGCCCTGGCGGAGGAAGGCCGGGCTGCCGTGGGCATGGCGATAGGACTCGCGCTGGTCCTCTTCGTCTCCGGTGCCATCGAAGGCTTCGTCACTCCGTCCGGCCTGCCCACCTGGGCCCGCATCGGCATCGGCATCGGAGCGGAGCTGGCCTTCCTTGCCTACGTATATGTCCTGGGCGGTCGCGCGGTCCGAGCCGGCGACACGGGCGATGTCGAGGCAGCCGAACGCAGCGCCACTGTCCCGACGGCTGCCTGA
- a CDS encoding DUF4129 domain-containing protein, with product MNPAGGFLTAVPALPDAADSAVRLVLRAGDTSVRAVLRTADAASVLSLSRSDDAPPLTIPRDPAREAARRELSKRMYHENDPGLFQRALDAFWDWVDKLFNAASSATPGGPLGLVVVIVAVLAVLAALWWRLGTPRREPTSASVLFDDRPRSAAEHRAAAEAHAAQGHWNQAVQERMRAIVRSLEERALLDTRPGRTADEAAVEAGRTLPSQADRLRTAARDFDDVTYGGRRTSEQSYHRIAELDRDLDRTKPQLASSSSSHSAGHDDHRGAAG from the coding sequence GTGAATCCGGCGGGGGGATTTCTCACAGCCGTACCGGCACTGCCGGACGCTGCCGACTCGGCCGTACGACTCGTGCTGCGCGCCGGCGACACATCCGTGAGGGCGGTCCTGCGCACCGCCGACGCCGCGTCCGTCCTGTCGCTGTCGCGCTCCGACGACGCACCGCCCCTGACAATTCCTCGCGACCCCGCGCGGGAGGCGGCCCGGCGCGAGCTGTCCAAACGGATGTACCACGAGAACGACCCCGGCCTGTTCCAACGTGCCCTGGACGCGTTCTGGGACTGGGTCGACAAACTGTTCAACGCGGCCTCGTCCGCGACGCCCGGAGGGCCGCTCGGCCTGGTCGTCGTCATCGTGGCCGTACTCGCGGTCCTGGCCGCCCTGTGGTGGCGTCTGGGCACCCCACGCCGCGAACCGACCTCCGCATCCGTCCTGTTCGACGACCGGCCCCGCAGCGCCGCCGAACACCGCGCGGCCGCCGAGGCCCACGCCGCCCAGGGCCATTGGAACCAGGCCGTCCAGGAACGCATGCGGGCCATCGTCCGATCCCTGGAGGAACGCGCCCTCCTCGACACCCGCCCCGGCCGCACCGCCGACGAGGCTGCCGTGGAGGCGGGCCGCACCCTGCCCTCCCAAGCGGACCGGCTGCGCACCGCCGCCCGGGACTTCGACGACGTGACATACGGCGGCCGAAGGACGAGCGAGCAGTCGTACCACCGCATCGCCGAGCTCGACCGCGATCTCGACCGCACCAAACCACAACTCGCGAGCAGCAGCAGCAGCCACAGTGCGGGCCACGATGACCACCGGGGAGCCGCCGGATGA
- a CDS encoding glycerophosphoryl diester phosphodiesterase membrane domain-containing protein — translation MNDTPGWASPGSAPSDGQQPGASGPAEPADRPGTANPAEQPGAEQPGPDPQGPSSQWSTDQPPPGQWSAPTGPTAPGQTPPPPPTGPGGWGTPPPVGPGGYGGPGGYGPPGGQPGPGGWGGGYGPPGGYPGYGGWGGPPPAAKPGVIPLRPLGVGEILDGAVSTMRAHWRTVLGISLTVAVVTEIIVILLQGLVLNDTAGSEALNDPSATLDELTRAMGDAMLSSSVVFVISLVGTVAATALLTTVTSRAVLGKSVTTGEAWRDARPQVVKLLGLILLLLLITVGVVVVGALPGILLAVSGQTTGGVALAVLGSLGAAVVALWLGIRFSLASPALMLEKQSITKSMSRSAKLVRGSWWRIFGIQLLATIIANIVAAIVVIPFTFLAAASSGDGVGGFLNGTGDLGWTFLIISGIGSVIGSMITFPITAGVAVLLYVDQRIRREALDLDLARAAGVQGYGPTPGS, via the coding sequence ATGAACGACACTCCGGGCTGGGCCTCGCCCGGATCCGCCCCGTCCGACGGGCAGCAGCCCGGTGCGTCCGGTCCCGCCGAACCCGCCGACCGCCCCGGCACGGCGAACCCCGCAGAACAGCCAGGAGCGGAGCAGCCGGGACCGGATCCCCAAGGCCCGAGCTCGCAGTGGTCCACGGATCAGCCGCCACCCGGTCAGTGGTCCGCGCCCACCGGTCCCACCGCCCCGGGCCAGACCCCGCCGCCCCCACCGACAGGTCCGGGCGGCTGGGGCACCCCGCCCCCGGTCGGCCCCGGAGGCTACGGCGGCCCCGGAGGCTACGGGCCGCCCGGCGGGCAACCCGGACCCGGCGGCTGGGGAGGCGGCTACGGTCCTCCTGGCGGATACCCCGGGTACGGCGGCTGGGGCGGCCCTCCGCCCGCGGCCAAGCCCGGCGTCATCCCCCTGCGCCCGCTCGGCGTCGGCGAGATCCTCGACGGCGCGGTCTCCACCATGCGCGCCCACTGGCGCACGGTCCTCGGCATCTCCCTGACCGTCGCCGTCGTCACGGAGATCATCGTCATCCTCCTTCAGGGCCTGGTCCTGAACGACACCGCCGGCAGCGAGGCCCTCAACGACCCGAGCGCCACGCTCGACGAACTGACCCGCGCCATGGGCGACGCCATGCTCAGCTCCTCCGTCGTCTTTGTGATCTCGCTGGTCGGCACAGTCGCCGCGACCGCGCTGCTCACAACCGTCACCAGCCGTGCGGTGCTCGGCAAGTCGGTCACCACCGGCGAGGCCTGGCGTGACGCCCGCCCGCAGGTGGTGAAGCTCCTCGGCCTGATCCTCCTGCTGCTGCTCATCACCGTCGGTGTCGTTGTCGTCGGCGCGCTGCCCGGCATCCTCCTGGCCGTCTCGGGCCAGACCACCGGAGGCGTCGCGCTCGCCGTCCTCGGCAGCCTGGGCGCCGCCGTCGTCGCCCTGTGGCTGGGGATCCGCTTCTCGCTGGCATCCCCCGCGCTGATGCTGGAGAAGCAGAGCATCACCAAGTCGATGAGCCGCTCGGCGAAGCTGGTCCGCGGCTCCTGGTGGCGGATCTTCGGCATCCAGCTGCTCGCGACGATCATCGCGAACATTGTCGCGGCGATCGTGGTCATCCCCTTCACCTTCCTCGCCGCCGCATCCAGCGGCGACGGCGTCGGCGGCTTCCTCAACGGCACCGGCGACCTCGGCTGGACCTTCCTCATCATCAGCGGCATCGGCTCGGTGATCGGCTCCATGATCACGTTCCCGATCACGGCAGGGGTCGCCGTGCTCCTCTACGTCGACCAGCGCATCCGCCGCGAAGCCCTCGACCTCGACCTGGCCCGCGCCGCCGGCGTCCAGGGCTACGGCCCCACCCCCGGGAGCTGA
- the mtnA gene encoding S-methyl-5-thioribose-1-phosphate isomerase, translating into MADQYAQSGEDNRPTDIPAIRWEEPPEGPVLVLLDQTRLPAEEVELVCTDASVLVEAIRSLAVRGAPLLGIAGAYGVALAAVRGFDVDDAAAALAGARPTAVNLALGVRRAHSAYRAELGTGGDARQAAEAALAAARRLHQEDAQASARMAERGLALLDELLPGGSHRILTHCNSGALVSGGEGTAFAVALAAHRAGSLRRLWVDETRPLLQGARLTAYEAARSGMAYTLLTDNAAGSLFAAGEVDAVLIGADRIAADGSVANKVGSYPLAVLARYHHVPFIVVAPLTTVDPDTPDGASIEVEQRPGHEVTELTAPQVPGAAEAGGGIPVAPLGTQAYNPAFDVTPPELVTAIVTEEGAVSPVTAEALAELCARSRQVTIS; encoded by the coding sequence ATGGCTGATCAGTACGCGCAAAGCGGCGAGGACAACAGGCCGACCGATATTCCGGCGATCCGCTGGGAAGAGCCACCCGAAGGCCCCGTACTGGTGCTTCTGGACCAGACGAGGCTGCCGGCCGAGGAGGTCGAACTCGTCTGTACGGACGCGTCCGTGCTGGTGGAGGCGATCCGTTCGCTCGCCGTGCGCGGGGCACCACTGCTCGGTATCGCGGGAGCGTACGGCGTCGCGCTCGCCGCGGTGCGTGGATTCGACGTGGACGACGCCGCGGCAGCGCTGGCGGGAGCGCGTCCCACCGCGGTGAATCTGGCCCTCGGAGTGCGCAGGGCGCATTCCGCGTACCGTGCCGAGCTCGGCACGGGCGGTGACGCTCGGCAGGCCGCGGAGGCTGCGCTGGCCGCCGCGCGCAGGCTGCACCAGGAAGACGCCCAGGCCAGCGCCCGGATGGCCGAGCGGGGTCTGGCGCTGTTGGACGAGCTGCTGCCCGGCGGGAGCCACCGGATCCTGACCCACTGCAACTCCGGGGCACTGGTGTCGGGTGGCGAGGGAACGGCGTTCGCGGTGGCGCTGGCGGCGCATCGGGCAGGGAGCCTCCGGCGCCTGTGGGTGGACGAAACGCGTCCGTTGCTGCAAGGTGCTCGCCTGACGGCGTACGAGGCGGCTCGCAGCGGTATGGCGTACACATTGCTGACCGACAATGCGGCGGGCTCGCTTTTCGCGGCCGGAGAGGTGGACGCGGTGCTCATCGGCGCGGACCGCATCGCGGCCGACGGTTCGGTGGCGAACAAGGTGGGGAGCTATCCGCTCGCGGTGCTCGCGCGGTACCACCATGTGCCGTTCATCGTGGTGGCGCCGTTGACGACGGTGGATCCGGACACGCCGGACGGGGCGTCCATCGAGGTCGAACAACGCCCCGGTCATGAGGTGACAGAGCTCACAGCACCCCAGGTGCCGGGGGCGGCGGAAGCGGGAGGCGGGATTCCGGTGGCACCCCTGGGGACCCAGGCGTACAACCCGGCGTTCGATGTGACACCGCCCGAACTGGTGACGGCGATCGTCACCGAAGAGGGCGCCGTTTCGCCCGTGACAGCTGAGGCGCTTGCCGAGCTGTGTGCCAGGTCACGCCAGGTAACGATTAGCTAA
- a CDS encoding MoxR family ATPase, producing the protein MDPTTDNAGHTGDPGTARASLEALRAEIAKAVVGQDPAVTGLVVALLCRGHVLLEGVPGVAKTLLVRTLASALELDTKRVQFTPDLMPSDVTGSLVYDTRSAEFSFQPGPVFTNLLLADEINRTPPKTQSSLLEAMEERQVTVDGTPRPLPEPFLVAATQNPVEYEGTYPLPEAQLDRFLLKLTIPLPSRQDEIDVLTRHAEGFNPRDLHAAGVRPVAGPADLDAARAAVAKTTISPEITAYVVDICRATRESPSLTLGVSPRGATALLATARAWAWLTGRDYVTPDDVKALALPTLRHRVQLRPEAEMEGVTADSVINAILAHVPVPR; encoded by the coding sequence ATGGACCCGACCACTGACAACGCAGGGCACACCGGGGACCCGGGCACCGCCCGCGCCTCCCTGGAAGCCCTGCGCGCCGAGATCGCCAAAGCCGTGGTCGGCCAGGACCCCGCCGTGACCGGCCTCGTCGTCGCCCTCCTGTGCCGCGGACACGTTCTCCTCGAAGGAGTCCCCGGGGTCGCCAAGACGTTGCTCGTCCGCACCCTCGCATCCGCACTCGAGCTCGACACAAAACGCGTCCAGTTCACCCCCGACCTGATGCCGAGCGACGTGACCGGTTCCCTCGTCTACGACACCCGCTCCGCAGAGTTCTCCTTCCAGCCCGGCCCTGTCTTCACCAACCTCCTCCTGGCCGACGAGATCAACCGGACCCCGCCCAAGACCCAGTCGTCCCTCCTGGAAGCCATGGAGGAACGCCAGGTCACGGTCGACGGCACCCCGCGCCCGCTCCCCGAACCATTCCTGGTCGCCGCGACCCAGAACCCCGTCGAGTACGAGGGCACCTACCCCCTGCCCGAAGCACAGCTGGATCGTTTCCTCCTCAAACTGACGATCCCCCTCCCTTCCCGCCAGGACGAGATCGACGTCCTCACCCGGCACGCCGAGGGCTTCAACCCGCGCGACCTGCACGCCGCCGGCGTACGCCCCGTCGCGGGCCCCGCCGACCTGGACGCCGCCCGCGCCGCGGTCGCCAAGACGACGATCTCCCCGGAAATCACCGCCTACGTGGTCGACATCTGCCGAGCCACCCGCGAATCGCCCTCCCTCACCCTCGGCGTCTCTCCGCGTGGCGCGACGGCCCTGCTCGCCACGGCCCGCGCCTGGGCTTGGCTGACCGGCCGCGACTACGTCACCCCCGACGACGTCAAAGCACTCGCGCTCCCCACCCTCCGCCACCGCGTACAGCTCCGCCCGGAGGCCGAAATGGAAGGCGTGACGGCCGACTCCGTCATCAACGCGATCCTCGCCCACGTCCCCGTTCCCCGCTGA
- a CDS encoding DUF58 domain-containing protein: protein MALTGRAALLAALGSLPVGIWEPGWTGLLAVNAPLAVACACDFALAAPVRRLGLTRSGDTSVRLGDPADVTLTITNSSRRTLRAHLRDAWPPSSWQPGTEVGASRHRLTVPAGERRRVTTRLRPTRRGDRQTDRVTIRSYGPLGLFSRQGTHRAPWTVRVLPPFTSRKHLPSKLARLRELDGRTSVLTRGEGTEFDSLREYVAGDDTRSIDWRATARQTTVAVRTWRPERDRHILLVLDTGRTSAGRVGDAPRLDASMDAALLLAALASRAGDRTDLLAYDRRVRTLVQGRSAGDVLPAMVNAMATLEPELVETDARGLAATALRFAPRRSLIVLLTTLDTAPVEQGLLPVLSQLTQRHTVLLASVADPHIARMATARGNTDAIYEAAAAAQAQTERHRIAEQLRRHGVTVVDATPDDLAPALADAYLALKAAGRL, encoded by the coding sequence ATGGCGCTCACCGGGCGCGCCGCCCTCCTCGCGGCCCTGGGCTCCCTCCCCGTGGGTATCTGGGAACCCGGCTGGACAGGCCTGCTCGCCGTCAACGCCCCCCTGGCTGTGGCCTGCGCCTGCGACTTCGCCCTTGCAGCCCCGGTACGACGCCTCGGCCTGACCCGTTCCGGCGACACCTCTGTACGCCTCGGCGACCCCGCGGACGTCACCCTCACGATCACCAACTCGTCCCGCCGGACGCTCCGCGCCCACCTGCGCGACGCCTGGCCCCCCAGCAGCTGGCAGCCCGGCACCGAAGTCGGGGCCTCCCGTCACCGTCTGACGGTGCCCGCGGGCGAACGCCGCCGCGTGACCACTCGACTGCGACCAACTCGCCGCGGCGACCGCCAGACGGACCGCGTCACGATCCGTTCCTACGGCCCCCTCGGCCTGTTCTCCCGCCAGGGCACCCACCGGGCCCCCTGGACGGTACGCGTCCTCCCCCCGTTCACCAGCCGCAAGCACCTGCCCTCCAAGCTGGCCCGCCTGCGCGAACTGGACGGCCGCACCAGCGTCCTCACCCGTGGCGAGGGCACGGAATTCGACAGCCTCCGCGAGTACGTCGCCGGCGACGACACCCGCTCCATCGACTGGCGAGCCACGGCCCGGCAGACCACGGTCGCGGTACGCACCTGGCGCCCCGAACGCGACCGCCATATCCTCCTGGTCCTCGACACCGGCCGCACCTCCGCCGGCCGGGTGGGCGACGCTCCACGCCTCGATGCCTCCATGGACGCGGCCCTGCTCCTGGCGGCCCTGGCCTCCCGCGCGGGCGACCGCACCGACCTTCTCGCATACGACCGTCGAGTACGTACCCTCGTCCAGGGCCGCTCAGCAGGCGATGTCCTGCCGGCCATGGTCAACGCGATGGCCACCCTCGAACCCGAACTCGTCGAAACGGACGCCCGAGGTCTCGCGGCCACGGCACTCAGATTCGCCCCGCGCCGCTCGCTGATCGTCCTGCTCACGACTCTCGACACAGCTCCCGTCGAACAGGGCCTGTTGCCGGTACTTTCCCAACTCACCCAGCGACACACGGTCCTGCTCGCTTCGGTCGCAGACCCACATATCGCCCGCATGGCCACAGCACGCGGCAACACCGATGCCATCTACGAGGCCGCAGCCGCCGCCCAGGCTCAGACCGAGCGCCACCGCATCGCGGAACAACTCCGTCGACACGGCGTAACGGTCGTCGACGCGACACCCGACGATCTGGCCCCCGCACTGGCAGACGCATATCTGGCACTCAAGGCAGCGGGCCGTCTCTAA